GTGGTCACGACCAGCACCTTCGGCGCGTTCTCGGTGTCGGGGCCGGCGAGTTGCCGGGTCGCCTGGATGCCGTCGAGCAGCGGCATCCGGATGTCCATCACGACCACGTCGGGGCGCAGCCGGCGCGCGGCCGCGACCGCCTCGTGCCCGTTCTCGGCCTCTGCGACGACCTCCATGTCGGGCTGGGCGGAGAAGATGGTGACGTAGCCGGTCCGCACCAGCGCCTGGTCGTCGCAGACGAGTACACGGATCAAAGACGGCGTGTCGCTCAAGGGGTTCACTCCTGGACAGGCTTGGACGGAATCGTGGCACGGACCTCGAACCCGCCTCCGGGCCGCGGTCCCGACGTCAGTTCACCATCGAGCATCCGCACACGTGCGCGCAGCCCGGCCAGTCCCCGGCCGCCTCCGGCATCCGGCTTCCGCGCGGCCGGTGCGGCAGCGGGCCCGTCGGTGGTCACCACGATCTCGATGTGCTCGTCGCCGTACCCGATGAGGACCCGTGTCGGCTTCCCGGCCGCGTACTTCATGGCGTTGGTGAGCGCCTCCTGCGCGACCCGGTAGGCGGCCAGTTCCACGTCCACGCCCTGGGGCCGCCGCTCGCCGCGCTCGCTGAACTCGACCGGCTGGCCCGATCTGCGGGCCTGCTCGACGAGGTCCCCCACCTGGCCGAGGGCGGGGGCCCGGTCCGCGCCCGCCGGCTCTGCGGACGCCGCCTCGCCGGTCGCCTCCAGGACGCCGAGCAGGTACCTCAGTTCCTTCAGCGCCCTGCGGCCGGTGTCGCTCACCGCGGTCAGCCCTTCGGCGGCGCGTTCCGGCGCGGACGTGAGCAGGTACTGCGCCGCGTCGGCCTGGACCACCATGGCCGTGACGTGGTGGGTGACCACGTCGTGCAGCTCGCGGGCGATGCGCGCCCGCTCGGCGGCCGTGGCCACCTCGGCGGCGAGCTGCCGGCGCCTGGTCTCTTCCGTGCGCCGCGTACGCACCATGCTCCCCACGAGCCACGCGGCTGCCAGGGCCAGCGAGAAGGCGAGGTAGTCCGGGATGCCGTTCGGTGAGCCGGCGTGGTGCAGGACGACGGCCAGCACCGCGTAGCCGGCTCCCGCCGCGACGACCAGGCCGGTGCGGTGCCGGACCTGGTGGGCGCCGGCGGAGTACAGGGCCAGGTACAGCCCGACGCTCGCGAACGTGGTGGCGAAGCCCAGCGCCTGGTGCACCGCGAACGCCGCCGCGACGACGGCCAGGCAGGTCGCGGGCCACCTGCGGCGGACCGTCAGTGGCACGGTCTGGGCGAGCGCCAGCCCGCCGCCGAGGACGCTCGGCGCCCGCTCGGGCAGGTCGCCGATCTGCGCGCCGACCTCGGAGAGGGGCGGTACGAAGGCCAGCAGGGTCAGCGTCAGGGCGAGGGCGCCGTCCTTGACGAGGGCGTCCCGCTCCCGCCACCGGCCGAGCAACGCCCGGAGCAGCGGGACGCCTCCGCCGCCGCGGAGTTTCTGAAGGGGCATCACTGCGGATTCCTCCGGTGGTCGGCCCGGCTCAGCGGCCCGCGCGTGGACGCGGTTCGATGTCGCCGTTGCGGTGGGCGCGAACGAGCATGGTGGCGGCGATGGCCACGCCCATGAGGACGGGAATGATCGACGCCTCCAGGCCGAAGCCGCCGCCGGTCAGCAGGGCGGAGCCGTGGACGTCCACGTCGAACAGGCCCTCGGGGGCGTGCCCGGAGACGGGGATGCCGAGCAGCTGCTCCGTGGTGTTCCAGGCGAAGTGCAGCCCCACGACGAACCAGATGCTACGTCGCCACAGGAACGCGGCTCCGAGCAGGGCGCCCGCCTCCAGGGCGATCGCCAGTCCGCTCCAGGCGTTCGCGCCCTCGGCGCTCAGGTGGGCGACGCCGAAGAACACCGAGGTGATCACGATGGCGGCCCGGCTGCCCCACAGCTGTTCGAGGGCTTGCAGGGCGAGGCCGCGGAACAGCAGCTCCTCGGTGACCGCGGCGCCGATCTGGAGCGCGATGGTCGTCCACACGACCGACATGACACCGTCGCCCGCCCAGTTGAACGAATAGCCGCCGAACGCCGTGATCAGCAGGGCGGAGACGAGGATGAAGCCCAGCCCGATCGCACCGCCGAGCAGCACCTCCCGGCCGGCCCCGGACCGGGCGATCTCCGGCGTCGCGCGTCGGGCCACCCGGCGCATGACGTAGCAGTAGACGGCCACCGCGGCGGCCGCGCCCAGCACCGGTACGGGGCCGGGCCCGGTGGCCGTCAGCCCCGAGACCACTCCGACGCCGGCCATTCCCGTCAGCATCCAGCCCAGCGGGGAGCGCGCGATCCGGCCGAGACGGCCGCCGCCGGCTCCTTCCCGGTCCCCGTCCGGGCCGGAATCCGCGCGGTGTCGTAGGGCGGACTTCATGCCCATGGTGGCCTCCCGTGTAGTGGGTCACCCCTGCGGCGACCCGGGAACCACGCTAGGAATCGGCGGACGTTCGCGAATCACCCGCGCATGGACAGTCCGGGTAGCTCTCACGGGGGATGCGCCGGACGTACGGGGCGGCGCTCGGCCGCTACGACCCGATCGGTTCCGGCCGGCGCACGGATGTCACCGGCACGTAGCGGACGCGGTCCGTTCGGCTCCGGGCAGCAGGGAGGCGCGGTGGGCCCGCGCCACGGCGGCCATCTCGTCGAGCGTGGAGCGGGCGCGCAGCAGTTCCTCGATCTGCGCGGTGATCCGCTCGCGCTCGTGGGCCAGCCGTTCGAGCGCGGCGTCGGAGTTGTGCACGCTCGGCGCGTCGGCGCAGGGCAGGAGTCCGGCGATGGTGCGGCTGGAGAGGTTCGCCGCGTACAGCCCCTGGATGAAGTGGACGCGGTCCACGTCGTGCTCGGTGTACCGGCGCTGCCCGCCCGGTGTACGGGTGCTGGTGAGCAGTCCCTGCTGCTCGTAGTAGCGCAGCGACCGCACGCTCACTCCGGCGAGGTCCGCCAGCTCCCCGATCCGCATGGACGACTCCGTTCCCGCGCCGCGCCGCCGCACCCCCTGTGACGCACCTCACGGGAGTCTGCGGCGCTCTCCGCTTGATTCTGACATTGGCGTCAGGTTTTAGCGTACATGTGTGCCCCGGCGACCGGGGCGCACATGTAGGTGAGGAGAACCAACATGCCGTCCCTGTTCAGCAGTTATCGCCTCGGCGGCCTCTCGCTGCCCAACCGGACCGTCATGGCCCCCATGAGCCGCGTCCGGGCCGCCGCCGGCGGTCTGGCGACGCCCTCGATGGCCACCTATTACGCGCAGCGCGCCACGGCCGGCCTCATCGTCACCGAGGGCGTCCAGCCCAGCCTCGTCGGCCAGTCCAATCCGGGCACGCCCGGTCTGCACACCGACGAACAGACGGACTCCTGGCGGCAGGTGACCGCGGCCGTCCACGCCAACGGCGGACGCGTCTTCGCCCAGATCATGCACGGCGGCCGGGTCTCGCACCCGGAGACCACGGGCTTCCGGCCGGTCGGCCCCTCGGCCGTGGCCGGCGCGGGCAGCGTCTTCACACCGAGCGGCCCCCAGCCGATGCCGGTACCGCGCGCCCTGGCCACGGACGAGGTCGCCGAACACGTCCACTCCTACGCGCACGCCGCGCGCCGGGCCGTCGACGCGGGCTTCGACGGCGTCGAACTGCACGGCGCCAACGGCTATCTGATCTCCCAGTTCCTCTCCTCCAACGCCAACCTGCGCGACGACCGCTACGGCGGCTCGATCGCCAACCGCATACGCTTCGCCGTCGAGGCGGCCGCCGCCACCGTCGAGGCCGTGGGCGCCGCCCGTACCGGAATCCGCCTGTCGCCCGGAGGCGGCATCTGGGACGCGGTCGAGGACGACGCCGTCGAGCTGAACACCGCCCTGCTGACCGAACTGGCCCGCCTGGACCTCGCCTACGTACACCTGGAGGGCACCGCCGGCGAGGACACCCTCCTGCGGCTGCGGGACGTCTGGCCCGGCACCCTGATCGTCAGCCCCACCATGCCCGGCGGGGCCAAGCAGACCGGCAGGTCCGAGGCGGACCACTGGCTGGGGCTCGGCGCCGATCTGATCGCCTTCGGCCGCGCCTTCCTCGCCAACCCCGACCTCGTCGAACGCCTGCGCACCGGCCTGCCCGTCGCGCCCGCCGACGAGAACACCTTCTACCAGGGCGGCGACGACGGATACCTCACCTACCCGTCGTACCAGCACACCGCCTGACCGGGGCCGCCGTGCGGTTTCAGGCTCCCGCCGCCGCCCTGCGCTCGTCGAGGCTCCGCTGCAGGGCGCGGGCCTCGTCGCGGCCGTCCGGCTCCTCGTCCGCTTCCAGGAGGAATGCGGCGCCGCCCACCAGCGCTTCGGCCAGGTCCGTGGAGCGGGGCAGCATGGTCTTCTCGTAGGCGCGGACGGCCTCGCCGACGGTGGAGTGGGTGGCCAGGGCGAGGGCGAGGTCGTGGGCGTCGAGCATGGCCAGGTTGACTCCCACACCGAGCGGCGGCATGAGGTGTGCGGCGTCACCGAGCAGGGTCACCGTGGGTACGTGGTCCCAGGTGTGCGGCGCCGGGAGGACGAACAGCGGCCGGTCGGCGTAGGGGCCGTCGTTGGCACTGATCATGTACCGCATGCCGGACGCCCATCCGGCGAACTCGTCCAGCAGATGGGCGCGGATGCCGGTGGTGTCCCCGGCGGTCAGACCGGCCGCGGTGATCCAGTCGGCCGGGGCGCGGCGGATGATGTAGACCCGGATGTGCCCACCGCTGTTGCGCTGGGCGAACAGCGCGCGCTCGCCGTCCGCCGCGGCGGCGCTGCCGTCACCGACCAGCTCCGACAGGGCGGGGTGGCGGTTTTCGACGTCGTCGAACCACGCCTCGGTGAAGGTGATCCCGGAGTGGTACGGGACAGCTGCCGAGACGGCCGCGCGGACCCGGGAGAACGCGCCGTCGGCTCCGATGACCAGATCGGTCTCGACGCTCGTCCCGTCGGTGAAGCGCAGCGTCCGCGGCCCTTCGGCGGGGCCGTCGACCGAGGCGAGGGCGCGGCCCCACCGCGCCGTGCCCGGCGCGAGGGAGCCGAGCAGCAGATCACGCAGTTGGCCCCGGTCGATTTCCGGCTCGGAGGGGTCGCCCTCGTCGGGCATCCGGTCCATCAGCACCCGGCCGGCGGCGTCCAGTCGGCGCATCCGCTGCCCTTCCGGGCGTGCCAGCTCCCGGAAACGCTCGATCAGCCCCGCCTCGCGCAGGGCGAGTTGGCCGTCCTCGGTGTGCAGGTCGAGGCTGCCGCCCTGATCACGGGTGCGGGCGTCCCGGTCGCGGTCGTAGACGGTGACCGCGATGCCGTGCTTCTGCAGGATGCGGGCGCAGGTCAGCCCGCCGGGGCCCGCTCCGATGATCGAGATTCGGGGGGCAGGTCGGACGTTCATGGTCGTGCTCCGTTCATGAGTGGGGGTCTTCCGCAGCGGGCTTCGATGGCGATCGGGCGGCGCGCGGCGCCCCGCGCCCACCCCCCAAGAAAAACACAACGACTCACTTAGTGCAACGGATGCACTTTTTTAGCTGAGCAACCGAAGGGTAGAATCCGGGGTATGCCCGAGACCGAGCCCAGTGCCGCGCCCGCCCCGATGGGGCGCCGCGAACGCAAGAAGGCCGCCACCCGCCAGGCCATCGCCGACACCGCGCTGCGCCTGTTCCTGGAGCGCGGCTACGACGACGTCGGCATCCGCGAGATCGCGGACGCCGCCGACGTGTCCACCACCACGCTCTTCAAGCACTTCCCGGTCAAGGAGGCCCTCGTCTTCGACGAGGACACCGCCCAGGAGTCCCAGCTGCTCGCCGCCGTACGCGAGCGCCCCGCAGGCCGGTCCATTCCCGCCGCCCTGCGCGAGCACGCGCTGCGTCACCGGCTGGCCGCCGCGGACAGCGGCGCCCGCTTCACCGCGTTCTTCGACCTCGTCAACAGCACGCCCGCCCTGCGCGACTACGTCCAGGCCATGTGGCTGCGCCACACCGACGCCCTGGCCCGGGCCATCGCCGAGGAGAGCGGGCTGCCCGAGGACGACCCCGCGTGCACCGCCCTGGCCCACTTCGCCCTCGAAGCCCCCCGGGCCGCCCGCGGCCACGACGACCCCCGCCGGGCCGTCATCCGCGCCTTCGACCTGCTGGAAGCGGGCTGGCAGGCTCTCGCCTCCCGCGACTGAGCCGCTGCGGCGCGCCCCGCTGCCGTCTAGAGCAGGCGGGTTCGCAGGAAGTCCGGTAGTTCGCCGTCTTCGAGCCGCTTCTCCAGTCCGGCCATGTCCGCCGCGGTGGGGTGGGTGAAGTCGAGGTAGCCGGGGTCGTCGCTGGGGCGTGGTCCGGGGATGTGGGGAAGTGCGAGGGCGGACGTCCTCTGTACGACGTCGCCGAGGTGCTCGTCGAGGGATGCCTTCGCCGTCTCGGCCAACCGCATGGGCCGGTCGGCCAGGAAGTTCCAGACATCCCGCTGCACCTCGGGCAGGTTGGGCAGGCTCGCGTGCTCGCCGTTGACGTAGCGGGTTTCCGCGATGGAGGAGAGCATCGCCGAAGCGAGCGGGACGCGGCCGTCTCCCTCACGGTGCGGGTTTCCGGGCCGGCGGCTGGTGACGCGGTCCATCTGATGCCACAGCTTCCCGCGCTTCGCGTAGGCGAGACGGAAGAGGGTCTTGAACCCCGTACCGGCGATGACGGCCATCCGGTCGCGCAGGCTCTGGTCGAGGGCGTTGTGCCAGAGGTGCAGGTCCTGGTGGCTCCGCCCGGCTTCGTCGAGCCGGTCCTGGAGCCGCAGCTGTTCGGCGGGGGTGAGCTTGAGGTGCCAGGCGGTGGCGTCGTAGAGATCGAAGTCCGCACAGGGGTGGTCGTAGTCGTCACCCGGCCGGGCGGCGCTGTCGGGGTAGACGCCTGCCGGGGCGGGCAGGAGGCTGAGGACTCCGGTGAGGCTGCGAAAGGTGTCGCGGGAGAGGTAGCGGCCGAGGAGGGCGAGGAGTTCGAAGCCCCAGAGGTGGTTCTTGAGATAGCCGCCGATGGCGGGTGAGCCGTAGTGCGGTGTCCCGATGAAGACGACCTTGCCGACGTGGTTCCACAGGTCCGGATGGCGCATGAGGGCGGTACGGACGACCAGGCCGCCCATGCTGTGGGCGACGACGTGAACGGGCTGGCCGGGCGAGGCCGCGGCGAGGACGGCCGTGTGGAACTCGTCGGCGCTCGTGGACAGCGGCTTGCGCCAGTCGTAGGGGAAGTCGTGCGGGTCGTGGTCCTGGTGGGCGGCGGCGGCCATCAGGAAGCCCTCGTAGACCATGTCCAGGGCGGCGGGTGTGATCCTGAACGAGGTGTGGGCGTCGTTCACGCCGTCGGGTGCCAGGGCGAGGCTGTCGATGCGGCGGCGGTTCTTCAGATCGAGCCACCACACGCCACCGAGGCCCCTGCTGACCAGGACGCTGCCCATGACCCCGGGCACGAAGACGAGGCGGGAGCCGGAGGAGCCGGACAG
The sequence above is drawn from the Streptomyces sp. NBC_00525 genome and encodes:
- a CDS encoding sensor histidine kinase, with protein sequence MPLQKLRGGGGVPLLRALLGRWRERDALVKDGALALTLTLLAFVPPLSEVGAQIGDLPERAPSVLGGGLALAQTVPLTVRRRWPATCLAVVAAAFAVHQALGFATTFASVGLYLALYSAGAHQVRHRTGLVVAAGAGYAVLAVVLHHAGSPNGIPDYLAFSLALAAAWLVGSMVRTRRTEETRRRQLAAEVATAAERARIARELHDVVTHHVTAMVVQADAAQYLLTSAPERAAEGLTAVSDTGRRALKELRYLLGVLEATGEAASAEPAGADRAPALGQVGDLVEQARRSGQPVEFSERGERRPQGVDVELAAYRVAQEALTNAMKYAAGKPTRVLIGYGDEHIEIVVTTDGPAAAPAARKPDAGGGRGLAGLRARVRMLDGELTSGPRPGGGFEVRATIPSKPVQE
- a CDS encoding CPBP family intramembrane glutamic endopeptidase; its protein translation is MGMKSALRHRADSGPDGDREGAGGGRLGRIARSPLGWMLTGMAGVGVVSGLTATGPGPVPVLGAAAAVAVYCYVMRRVARRATPEIARSGAGREVLLGGAIGLGFILVSALLITAFGGYSFNWAGDGVMSVVWTTIALQIGAAVTEELLFRGLALQALEQLWGSRAAIVITSVFFGVAHLSAEGANAWSGLAIALEAGALLGAAFLWRRSIWFVVGLHFAWNTTEQLLGIPVSGHAPEGLFDVDVHGSALLTGGGFGLEASIIPVLMGVAIAATMLVRAHRNGDIEPRPRAGR
- a CDS encoding MerR family transcriptional regulator, encoding MRIGELADLAGVSVRSLRYYEQQGLLTSTRTPGGQRRYTEHDVDRVHFIQGLYAANLSSRTIAGLLPCADAPSVHNSDAALERLAHERERITAQIEELLRARSTLDEMAAVARAHRASLLPGAERTASATCR
- a CDS encoding alkene reductase produces the protein MPSLFSSYRLGGLSLPNRTVMAPMSRVRAAAGGLATPSMATYYAQRATAGLIVTEGVQPSLVGQSNPGTPGLHTDEQTDSWRQVTAAVHANGGRVFAQIMHGGRVSHPETTGFRPVGPSAVAGAGSVFTPSGPQPMPVPRALATDEVAEHVHSYAHAARRAVDAGFDGVELHGANGYLISQFLSSNANLRDDRYGGSIANRIRFAVEAAAATVEAVGAARTGIRLSPGGGIWDAVEDDAVELNTALLTELARLDLAYVHLEGTAGEDTLLRLRDVWPGTLIVSPTMPGGAKQTGRSEADHWLGLGADLIAFGRAFLANPDLVERLRTGLPVAPADENTFYQGGDDGYLTYPSYQHTA
- a CDS encoding FAD-dependent oxidoreductase, with product MNVRPAPRISIIGAGPGGLTCARILQKHGIAVTVYDRDRDARTRDQGGSLDLHTEDGQLALREAGLIERFRELARPEGQRMRRLDAAGRVLMDRMPDEGDPSEPEIDRGQLRDLLLGSLAPGTARWGRALASVDGPAEGPRTLRFTDGTSVETDLVIGADGAFSRVRAAVSAAVPYHSGITFTEAWFDDVENRHPALSELVGDGSAAAADGERALFAQRNSGGHIRVYIIRRAPADWITAAGLTAGDTTGIRAHLLDEFAGWASGMRYMISANDGPYADRPLFVLPAPHTWDHVPTVTLLGDAAHLMPPLGVGVNLAMLDAHDLALALATHSTVGEAVRAYEKTMLPRSTDLAEALVGGAAFLLEADEEPDGRDEARALQRSLDERRAAAGA
- a CDS encoding TetR/AcrR family transcriptional regulator, coding for MPETEPSAAPAPMGRRERKKAATRQAIADTALRLFLERGYDDVGIREIADAADVSTTTLFKHFPVKEALVFDEDTAQESQLLAAVRERPAGRSIPAALREHALRHRLAAADSGARFTAFFDLVNSTPALRDYVQAMWLRHTDALARAIAEESGLPEDDPACTALAHFALEAPRAARGHDDPRRAVIRAFDLLEAGWQALASRD
- a CDS encoding lipase family alpha/beta hydrolase, which produces MTTPQNFQDIGDRFLRGDTATRLALLRSPDHTDALRRFLGTRVHTELVDLAGPAPQEHLSGSSGSRLVFVPGVMGSVLVSRGLGGVWWLDLKNRRRIDSLALAPDGVNDAHTSFRITPAALDMVYEGFLMAAAAHQDHDPHDFPYDWRKPLSTSADEFHTAVLAAASPGQPVHVVAHSMGGLVVRTALMRHPDLWNHVGKVVFIGTPHYGSPAIGGYLKNHLWGFELLALLGRYLSRDTFRSLTGVLSLLPAPAGVYPDSAARPGDDYDHPCADFDLYDATAWHLKLTPAEQLRLQDRLDEAGRSHQDLHLWHNALDQSLRDRMAVIAGTGFKTLFRLAYAKRGKLWHQMDRVTSRRPGNPHREGDGRVPLASAMLSSIAETRYVNGEHASLPNLPEVQRDVWNFLADRPMRLAETAKASLDEHLGDVVQRTSALALPHIPGPRPSDDPGYLDFTHPTAADMAGLEKRLEDGELPDFLRTRLL